The Geminicoccaceae bacterium SCSIO 64248 genomic interval ACGCCACGAATGCCGAAAAAGGCGAGCGTCAGCCTCTCGCTCCAAACGGCGTGCGATCCGATGAGGCCAACACATCCGGTCAATGGCCGGACGACCAGCAAAATTGCGATCGCCAGGCCTATGTCCGTCCAATCGAGAGGCTCCAGGAGCCCGTTCACGAGGGCTCCGCCGAACAGTAGGAGCAGGACCATCATGGCCAGCCGCTCGACCTGCTCGGTGACATCATGCATCTCCTGATGGAAATCGTGATCCCGATGAGCGTGGCGCAGCGTAAGCGCCGTCACGAATACGGCGAGGAAGCCGTAGCACTGGATGAGCTCGGTCAGGCCATACGAAACAAAGGTGGCGGCAAGCGCCGTAAGCCCGTCTTCCGTTCGAGCAAGCTTGGTTTTTGCAGGGACCTGGAACGTCAGCCACCCGAACGCGCGTCCCACCAGCCAGCCGCCCGCAACGCCGGCGCCGATCTCCCAGAGAACACTGTGCAGGATCCAGTCGAGCATCCAAGGTTTGCCGGTCGCCGCCGACAGACCTAAGGCAATGGCGAGATTGACGAAGGGAAAAGCCAACCCGTCGTTCAGCCCTGCCTCGGACGTGAGGCCGAAGCGGACCTCGTCCTCCTCACCGGACTTCGGTGGCCCGACTTGGACGTCGGCGGCAAGGACAGGATCTGTGGGTGCCAGGCTTGCGCCGAGGAGCAGGGCCGCGATCCAGGGCAGCCCAATTATCCATGCACTTAGGATAGCGATACTGAAGATGGTCAACGGCATGGTGACGATGAGAAGGCGCCACGTCACCGCCCAGCGCTGCCAGCTGAATGGCCGGTCGAGCTTGAGGCCGGCCCCCATGAGCGCGATGATCACGACGAACTCCGTAAAGCGCTCGCTGAACTCCGGATAGAGCAACGGCAGCGGTCGCAACGTCACCTGTGGGATCAGGAACACCGCCACCCCGAGGACAATGCATACGATCGGAAGCGAGAGCGGCAAGCGTTTGAGCGCCAGTGGCAGCCACGCGACCAGGGCGATCAGGAAACCGGCCGCGGTGAGCGCCACGATATAGGGGTCGACGGACCAATCATCGAATTCGGACATGCCTTATAAACCGTCGAGAAGCCAAACCTGATCCCGACCGGATTCTCATGTGGCGGGGCCAAATCCTACAGAATCAAATCGGCACGATGCGGAGGCGTATCGTTTGAGCACGATCCTTGCTGCGCATAGCGATTGCTAGGAACTTAAGAGGCTCTCTGTCGCTTATCGAAGCGACGCCTAATATTGCAGCGGTGAAATCTACGAGACTTCTAGAGATTAAATCGCGGGTGGGTTGAGGTTTTTCATGAAGGCACTTTGCTGGCACGGCAAGGGCGACATTCGCTGCGATACGGTTCCCGATCCGACGATTGAGGATGAGCGCGACGTCATCCTCAAGGTCAGTAGTTGCGCGATCTGCGGCTCCGACCTGCACCTGATGGACGGCCACATGCCGGGCATGAAGAGCGGAGACGTTCTGGGCCACGAGTTCATGGGAGAGGTTGTCGAGGTTGGCTCACCGAACCATCGCTACAGGAAGGGTGACCGCTTGGTCGTTCCCTTCAACATCAACTGCGGCGAGTGCCGCCAGTGCAAGATGGGCAATTGGGCCTCGTGCCAACGCTCGAATCGTAATGGTGAGATGGCGGCTGAGCAGTTTGGCTATCCTACGGCCGGCCTGTTCGGCTACTCGCACCTGACCGGCGGCTACGCCGGTGGGCAGGCGGAATATGTCCGGGTGCCCATGGCCGATGTCGGGCCGATGCAAGTGCCTGATGGCATGAGCGACGAGCAAGCGCTTTTCCTCAGCGACATCCTCCCGACCGGCTGGCAGGCTGTCGACTATTGCGACCTCAAGGGCGGCGAGACCGTTGCCATTTGGGGGGCTGGCCCGGTTGGGCTTTTCGCCATTGTCTCCGCGCGGATCAAGAACGCCGAGCGGATCATCGTTATCGAGGCGAACGGCGAACGAATCGAACTCGCACGCAGAGCCGGTGCGACCGATGTAATCAATCATACGGAAGAGGATGTCCTTGCGCGCATCAAGGACATCACCAAGGGCGAAGGGCCCGATGCCGTGATCGACTGTGTCGGGATGGAAGCGACCCCCGGGCACGGCATGCTGGGTGTGCTCGGAACGGTCCAGGAGAAGCTTACCAGTACGCAACGACCCTACGCCCTGGAACAGATGATCCAGGCGGTACGGCCGAGCGGGATCGCCTCCGTGCCGGGCGTCTATGCGGGTCCTGTTCCGATCAATATGGCGGCGGTTGTCCAAAAGGGCCTGACAATCCGCAGCGGCCAGACTCACGTCAAACGCTACCTCGAGCCACTCGCTAGGCTGATCCAAGAGAGCAGGCTTGATCCGACCTTCCTGATCACGCACCGCAGTGGGGAGCTCGCCGAAGGACCGGCCCTCTACAAGGCGTTTCGCGACAAGACGGACGGATGCGTCAAAGTTGTTTTCCATTTGGCGTGACAGACTTCGGTCGCATGGTGAAATGAGTTGCGAGCCATAGGACCGTTTTGCAGATTGTCTTAAACGTCGTGACGTTGGCCCCAGATTCTATCCCGTTTTGAATTTGGTTCCGGCGTAGGTTGTGACGTGCCGGGCGGGAGGAGCGACGGTCGCTGGCGCGGAACCTGTGGCATAGTGCAACGCATGCGACCGTCGCCGATTGAAGGTGGTGGCGACCTCGGCCGGTGTCTGTCAGGAGATTTGCGAGTGCGGCCGCGCGGTGTCGTAGTTGGCACGCCACAGGGCGATGGCCACGTGCGCCTGAGCCAGCGAGATAATCAGCGTCTCGTTGAGCAGTTCGTCGCGCAGTCGGCCATCAAAGCTCTCGATGAAGCCATTCTGAATCGGCTTGCCAGGCGCAATGTAAAGCCATTCGACGCGGTTGTGGTCCACCCAGGTGAGGCTTGCGGACTCGCGGCCATTGTTGCTGACGATCATCCTCGGACGAGCCCTCTCGGCGACAAGCCTGTCCAGCTCCCGATCAACCCCGCATGCCCGAGCGTGATGTATCGACCACCAGCGCCGAGCACTCCCACGTGCAGTCGTCGACGACGACAAGGATGCGGAAGCGTCGTCCGTCGGTGAGCCAATCCGGTACGAAGTCCAGCGACTAGCGTTCGTCGGGACGTAGCGGCACCAGCATCGGTGTACGGGTCTCGATCGCCCGCTTGCGGCAGGCGCAATGACGCGTTTGGTCCTTGTGACTGAAGCCCACGGTAGCAAGCCACTTCGAGGTGCTCTACATTTGCTCCGATTGAGCGCCGCTGTCCGGCCGCGCCGGGCCGAGGATCGGCTCGTCACCCAGAGGCTCGTTTTGGCTCACCCGAAACGCCCCCTTACCATCGATGGATGGGCCCTCAGTCCAACGGCCTGCCGCCGGTGGCATCCCATTCCTCTCGGTAGCGAGGTAGACGTAACTGTACTCGGACTTTTCCTGCGTCTGATCAAAGCTGTTTGGGATCGGCAGAGCCGCCGTACCGCCCAATTCCTCGATCGCTGCCAGCCATTGCTGTTGGTGCATGGTGTCGCGGGCGATCAGGAAGCTCAGCATGTCCTTCATGCCAGGATCCTTGGTCGCGTTGTACAGGCGAACTGCGAGCAGCCGGCCCGTCGATTCCGCGGTTACGTTGGCAAACATGTCGGCCGCAAGATTGCCGCTAGCATAGACGTGCGAGCAATCGAATGGAACACCGTCTGCGTTGGCCGGATAGGCCGCCAAGCCGGTGGACAGCAAATGCCGCTGCAACATGCCTTCGAGGACATGACGCGGACGCTCGCCGCCCATCACAGCATTGACAACCGGGCTCGCTGACGCGGAAGTCTCCCGAAGACTGGCGGGCGCTTCTTCGAGATTTAATGCGACTGCCGTCGCCAGCATCTCAATATGCCCGAGCTCTTCCGTCGCGGTATGCAGTAGCATGTCGCGATATTTGGTATCCGGACCGCGAGCGCCCCAGGCCTGAAAAAAATACTGCAGGCACACGCGGATCTCGCCCTCAATGCCACCGATTGCCTGTTGCAGCTGACGGGCGAACAGCGGGTCGGGTGTCCCGACGCGCACGGGATACTGTAAGCGCTTGTCGTGGTAATACATCATGTTTCCTTCAGGGCATGAAATGGGCGGATCTAGCGGTTTTTAAAATCAATCGCCTGTGCACACTCAAACCCGCCCGCCTGCTTCCGAGTTCCGTAATGCCATGAACAATCATGATGGGCGGTCAACAAACATCAATGAATGTGCTAACCAGAATTTTCACATTGATCAGAGTAATAATCTTTCCGAGACGGAAGGCACATGTTCTATGAGCTTCAGTCACGCATGGTTGCCACATGGCTCTCCTGCCGTCGTTGAGCTCGCTTGCCGACGGATGCGACAATTCGATACGCTGTGGCATGTGTGCTGCCGATACAGGCCCCGCCCACGGTCGATCGGCACGGAAAGTATGGCATCGCACCTCTTGTGCCGTCGCGGATTCACGTCCGGTTCTTCCCGATGTCATCAGATCCGTGACGATTTTCGACCGCGGATTCTTCTCGAGCACTCAGATGGGCTACGCTTGGTGCACAACGGGAGGCCGCTCGACGGCCCAGGAGCGCTCGCCATGCCGGCACAAATAGACGTCGTCGGACGCTTGGCTCTCGATGACAAAGCCTGAGCTGCGCAGCATGGCTTCCATGCCGGTGCGATTGGGAATCCACCAATTGGTTGGATCGTCGGCAAAACGGTGCTCGACGAAGCATAGCCGCGGGAACGCTGGCGCGTCGAACGGCTCACTTGTGTCGAACGGATAGTTCTCCGCGACCGGCGAGTGCGCCTCGATTCCGCGCAGCATGGACTGGACAATCAGGCGGTCGCCGACGGCGTGCTCGTGCAGCAGGTCAAGGGCGAGCAGCGGATGACGCAGGTGATAGAGCACACCCATGAACAGCACGAGATCGAACCGCCGGGCGAGACTGCCCACCTCGTAGACCGACATGCGGCGCAGGTCGATCGTCAGCCCCATCGTTTCCGCAGCGAGTTGAGCTTGCGCAAGATAGCGGTCATCACTGTCGATTGCGACGACATGGGAGGCGCCGCGCCGCTTCATCTCAAGTGCGTAGAATCCTGCGTTGCAGCCAATATCGAGTACGGCGGCGCCGGCAAGATCATCCGGAACAAGGTGCTTGAAGCTGTCCCATTTGAAGCGAGGATAGTCGCCGAGGAAGTGAGCCGGCGCAGTCGATACACCGTCCAGAACCATGTTGTGGAACCACGGACCGAGAGCGCGAATCCGCTTCTCCAGGCTCCAGGGCGCTTCGCTTGAACGGATGAAAGCCTGCCCTGTCATGGCCGCGCTGTCGCCAGCAGGCCGGTGTCCGCGGCGCTGCCCCGCGTTGTCTGGGTGGAGGCGTGCGCTGCGTTCGCAAGATCCCTCGACGCGAACCAATCGATTGTGGCGGCGAGACCCCGTCGCAAGCTTCGCCGGGGCTGCCAGTTCAGGAGCTGCTTGGCACGGCTGATATCAGGGCGGCGGCGCATCGGATCGTCGACCGGGCGAGGACGATAGTCGATGGAGGCACGCGTGCCGACGAGGTCCAGGATCAGCGTCGCCAGCGCGTTGATCGACACCTCATTTGGATTGCCGAGGTTGATCGGCGCGTTCGGATTGCGAGGCAGGGCCATCAGCGCCATCAGCCCGTCGATCAGATCGCTGACATAGCAAAACGAACGCGTCTGCTTGCCGTCGCCGTAGATCGTGAGCGGCTGCCGTTCAAGCGCCTGGCCAATCAGGTTGGAGACGATGCGGCCGTCGTCGCGCCGCATGCGCGGACCATAGGTGTTGAAGATGCGCGCGACGCGTGCATCCGCGCGGCCGAGCCGGAGATAGTCGAAGCAGAGAGTCTCGGCGGCACGCTTGCCCTCGTCGTAGCAGGCCCTCGGCCCGGTCGGATTGACGTGGCCCCAGTAGTCCTCGTTCTGCGGGTGCACTTCCGGATCGCCGTAGATCTCACTGGTCGAGGCCTGGACCAGGACGGCGTCGCAACGCTCCGCGAGATCGAGCAGGTTGCGCGTGCCGATCACGCTGGTCATCAGCGTGTGGACCGGATCGGCCTGGTAGCGCGGCGGCGAAGCGGCGCAGGCGAGGTTGAAGATCCCATCGACGGTGAGCGAGGCCGGCAAGGCATCGCCCACGTCCTGCTCGATCATCTCGAAGCGGTCGCTGCCGGCCAGCCGCTCCACATTCACGCTCGATCCGGTCTGGAAATTGTCGAGGCAAAAGACGGCGTTTCCCAGCCTGAGCAAATGCTCGCACAGATGGGATCCCAGGAAGCCGGCGCCGCCGGTCACCAGGATCCGCCTCGTGCTCGTCGACCCGTTGATGCGCGTCGTTCCCATACGTTCAGCGCTCCAGATCCATGTGCGTCTAGCCTCCGTCATGTAGGCGCCGGTTCCTGTCGGAGATTTGGTACGGATGCCACCAACTCGCGCGCGCGGGCGAGCCCTGTGTGCGACCTCAGCACCCGCGCGCGCGCCTTTGCGGCGATCGAGAAACGCAGTTGCGCACCGATGCCGGTCAGAATGCGTACGACGTCTTCGGCCGAACCCGCGGGCAGGATCGTCTCGTCCAGCGGGAACAGCTCGCCCAGGCCAGGCCACCAGTCGCTGATCACCGGCGTCCCGCAGGCGGCGGCCTCGAAGAGACGCACGCTCGGTGACCATCCAGCCGCCGCCATGTCGGCCCGAGTGATGTTCAGCGTGTAGCGCTGGCGCGAATAGAACGAGGCGTGCCGGTCTGGGGGAAGATGCTCGATCCGCTCGACGTTGTCCGGCCACGCCACCGTCTCGGGATAGCAGGGGCCGGCGACGACAAAACGTAGGCTTGGCAATCGACGCGCCGGCTCCAGCAACAGGCGTTCGAGCATCGGCTGGCGGTCGGGACTGTAAGTGCCGAGATAGCCAAGGTCCCACGCAAACGGCTCGTCCGTCGGGCGGTAGCGATCGTCCTGGACGGAGCAGTAGAGTGACAAGGCTCGTCGGGCACCGAACTCGTCCTCGAGTCGGTGGAGCGTCGGTCCGCCGGAAAACGAAAAGTAGGTGTCGAGCAGCGGGATCTGCCGCGCGGCCAGGTAGTCCTCCTCGCCTTGCCGGAGCCTCGCCAGCGTGATCGGCGTGTCGATGTCGTAGAACATGACCGGGCCGCGTGCGAGCTTCCGCACCGCATCGATGACCGCAATCCCGTCCGGGACGTAGGAACCGATCATGACGGCACGCGCGTCGGCAATCGAGCCGGCGAAGTGTTCGATCAGCTCTTCAATCCTGCCGTAGAAGACGAGATCGCAGAAATCAGCTTGCGGCAAATCGCGATGCGACCGGTACCAAGGAGCATCGCGCTCCAGGAAAAGGACCCGCCGGCCCAGCCGATGAAGCCCGCGCAGAAGCGAGCGGTAGGTCGTCGCGTGGCCGTTGCCCCAAGAGGACGACAGGGACAGGCCAAGGACGACGAGGTCGTAGGGCTTGGCATCTCGGACAGAGGCGGAGACATTCATGCCACCCGCCCTCGCACGGCCTTCTGCTCCGCGTCGCGCCGCAGCAGCCGGTCGACGATGGCGGCTCGGCGATCGTAGGTGTGCTCCGCCAACACGCGCGCCAGCGCGCGTCTTCCGATCGCGGTGGCGCGTGCCGGCGTCAGACTCTGCACGACCTCGACCACGTCCTGACCGTCGCGAACGACCAGGACCTCCTGGTCCGGCCGCAGGAACAGATCGATGCCAACCCAGGCGTCCGTCACAAGGCAAGCGCCGGCGCCGGCGACCTCGAACACTCGTGTTGCCGGCGAGAAGCCGTTGTCGGCCATGCTGGCACGGCAGACGTTGAGCACCGCCTTCGCCGAGACGTTGAATGCGTTGTGGTCGGCAGTCGGGACGTGCCCCATCACGCGCACATTGGTGGGAACGCTCTTGTCGCTCCAGCCGGAGCCGCCCAGCCGGAACACGGCGTCGGGCACGCGCCGAGCGGGATCGAGGAAGAACCGGTCGACGCGCTCCTCCCGATCGGGCAGGCGATTGCCGAGAAAGGCGAGATCGGCCCGGAAGCGGTCCTGCACCGGCACGGGATGATGGCTGTCGGGGTCGAGCGCGTTGTAGATCGGCACGCATTTGCGGGCGCCAAACGCGCGGTAGGCCTCGACGACAGGATCGCCGCCGCCATAAGTCAGGACCATGTCAAGGGCAGGGAGAGCCTGTCGGAGCGGATGCGCTGGATTGGCCGCCAAATCTCCCAGCGTTGCCGGAGCATCGACGTCGCAAAAGCCGGTGACGGCATTGGGTCGCGCTGTGGCCATCAGGCCCTGCAGGAGTGCATCGTCCGCGAAGCCGACGCCGCTCGTCTTGATGACGACGTCGGCGTGGGCCGCCTGCGCAACCGCTTTGTTGAGGCCGGCCGCCGTCGCCTCGTAGACGACGACGCGACACCAGTCCGGCGGCTCGATGTCGCGATGGGCCTGCCGGTCGAAGGCATCTGGCTCATAGAAGGTGATGTCGTGGCCATGGTTGGACAGCGCGCGAAGGAGGCCGCGGTAGTAGGTGGCGGCACCGTTCCAGTAGGAGGACACGAGACTCGAGCCGTAAAAAGCGATCCTCATGCGACCGCCTCCGCCGCTTGCCTCTCCGCTGAGCCATCGCGGCCAAGTGTGCGCAGGATTGCGAGCAGTTCCTGGACGCGGTGGCGACAGGTGTGGCGCGCGAGAACCGTGGCACGGCCGGCGGCGGCCATCTCGGCCGCGCAATCCGGTTCGGCCAGAAGATGGCGGAGCGTTTGGGCCATTGCCTCGCCCGACGCGACCGACAGGAAATCAACTTCCGGTCGAAACAGTCCCTCGCTGTCCTGCCAGGGCGCGGACACGAGCGGGATGCCGCAGGCCAGAGCCTCAAAGACGCGGATCGTCGGGATGCCGGGCAGCGCCTCGACATAAGGGCGCCGTGGGATGTGCAGGGTAACCCGACTTTGCGCAAAGGCAGCCGGCACATCGGCGTTCGCGATCCAGCCGCCATAGCGTAGCCCGGCTCGCGACAGCGCGTCGATCGCCTCCGGCGGATAGCGCACGCCGCGCACGTCGCCCCGCAGGCCCAGCTCGCGCACCGGCCCGACTAGATACTCCCCGATCTCCCGGCTCCGCTCGTTGTCGCCCCAGTTGCCGATCCAGATCACGTCGCGTTTCGCCGGAACCGCCAGGGAGGGTTTGAACAGCGAATCGTCGGCCGCTTCGTGCCAGACGAAGACCTGCCGGCCCCAGCCCGCCCGCACGTAGCGCTCACGCAAGGACGCGCCGAAGGCGAGAATGCCGTCAAAGTCGTCGAGGCCGAGCCTGGCGATCTCAGCTTCCGCCGAGATACCGCGATGATGGGTGTCGTGGAACAGGAGAATGAAGCCGCCGGCCCGACGGCGGAGGCTAGCGAGCCGTGCGATCACCCCCGGATCGGTCCATTCGTGAACGATCACGACGTCGGCTCCGTCGAGAGCCGCTTCGTGATCAAATCCATGCGCGTAGGTGGCGGTCGACAGATCCGGGAAATCGCGCGCGAAGCGGCGAAGGGCGGCCTCGCCCTGGTCCGCGAGCAGGTTGCGCCGGCTCCAGCCGTCCTCCGGCTCAAGCGCGAGCGCCTCGTGGCCGAACTCCCTAAGCACGCGCATGACACCGCGCAGGAAGTGCGCGTTGCCGTGGTTCCAATCCGAGACCAGCGAATGGGTATAGAAGACGAAGCGCATGCTCAAACCGCCACCGTCAGGGCTGCCAGCGACGGTCTCTGGCTCGCCGCAGCCCTCTCGTACACGGCCGCCATAGCCTTGGCCTGGCGTCTGATTGAAAGGCGATGGGCCCGCTGGCTCGCGGCCTGTTGCAATGAGGCCCGCTGTTGCGGCGCGTGCGCAAGCTCGTTCAACGCGAGCGCCAGTCCCGACGGATCGGCGGGATCGACAAAACGGGCGGCACCGTTCCAAAGCTCCCGGTACGTTGGAATGTCGGACAGAACCAGCGCCGAGCCGGCCGACGCGGCCTCGAGTGCTGCAAGACCGAACGGCTCGTAGAGCGAGGGGGACACCAAAATCTCGGCCCGCGCCATGAGCCGGCGCACCTCGTCGCCGGGCTGCGCTCCCAGGGCGCGGACGTTCCCGACGTCGACGACCCGGCCATCCGGCCCCGTCAGCGCGCCGGCCAGCACCACGGGCCATTCCGCATCCGCGGCGGCCCGGTCGATGAGGCCGACATTCTTGCCGTCATCCCACCAGCGCGCCGCGGCGACGACGAACGGCTCCTTCGCTGCATCCTCGATCTCCGGTTGTGGGACGACCGCGTTCGACACGACGTCCATGCCAATGGCCATGCCGTAGCAGGCGCGGACAGCATCGGCGTGAGCGCGGGTCGGCACGACGACGGCGTCGGCGCGTTCGAGGCCTGCCTGTGTGAGACCCGCTTGCCGCCCCCACGCCGCCGGCAGCGGCTCGCCACGGACGGCGCGCCACCACGTGGCGAGACAGGAATGTGACGCGACAACGACAGGCCGATCAGTCACAAGATCAGCCGCTTGCGAAGGCAGGTTGAGGTGCAGCAAGTCGACGCCGTGTTCGCCGGCCGCCCGCGCGAGACTGTCCGGCACGGCGCTCAGACGGTCGAGTGAAGGCGCAAGCCAGTCGAGCGGCGCGTCGCACCATGTCAGCGTGACGCCCGGAAGAGCGTCTGCTTCCGCGCGCTGGTGCGCGGAAGGCTCCGGGCCGAGCCCGAGCAAGATGACCTCAAGATCGCGTTCGGCGAGGCCGCGCGACAGGTCGAGCGCGTAGCGCCACACGCCGCCGACAGCGTCGCAGGTCATGAGAACGCGCCGGAC includes:
- a CDS encoding glycosyltransferase, whose translation is MNVSASVRDAKPYDLVVLGLSLSSSWGNGHATTYRSLLRGLHRLGRRVLFLERDAPWYRSHRDLPQADFCDLVFYGRIEELIEHFAGSIADARAVMIGSYVPDGIAVIDAVRKLARGPVMFYDIDTPITLARLRQGEEDYLAARQIPLLDTYFSFSGGPTLHRLEDEFGARRALSLYCSVQDDRYRPTDEPFAWDLGYLGTYSPDRQPMLERLLLEPARRLPSLRFVVAGPCYPETVAWPDNVERIEHLPPDRHASFYSRQRYTLNITRADMAAAGWSPSVRLFEAAACGTPVISDWWPGLGELFPLDETILPAGSAEDVVRILTGIGAQLRFSIAAKARARVLRSHTGLARARELVASVPNLRQEPAPT
- a CDS encoding glycosyltransferase family 4 protein translates to MSVRRVLMTCDAVGGVWRYALDLSRGLAERDLEVILLGLGPEPSAHQRAEADALPGVTLTWCDAPLDWLAPSLDRLSAVPDSLARAAGEHGVDLLHLNLPSQAADLVTDRPVVVASHSCLATWWRAVRGEPLPAAWGRQAGLTQAGLERADAVVVPTRAHADAVRACYGMAIGMDVVSNAVVPQPEIEDAAKEPFVVAAARWWDDGKNVGLIDRAAADAEWPVVLAGALTGPDGRVVDVGNVRALGAQPGDEVRRLMARAEILVSPSLYEPFGLAALEAASAGSALVLSDIPTYRELWNGAARFVDPADPSGLALALNELAHAPQQRASLQQAASQRAHRLSIRRQAKAMAAVYERAAASQRPSLAALTVAV
- a CDS encoding TIGR04290 family methyltransferase; translation: MTGQAFIRSSEAPWSLEKRIRALGPWFHNMVLDGVSTAPAHFLGDYPRFKWDSFKHLVPDDLAGAAVLDIGCNAGFYALEMKRRGASHVVAIDSDDRYLAQAQLAAETMGLTIDLRRMSVYEVGSLARRFDLVLFMGVLYHLRHPLLALDLLHEHAVGDRLIVQSMLRGIEAHSPVAENYPFDTSEPFDAPAFPRLCFVEHRFADDPTNWWIPNRTGMEAMLRSSGFVIESQASDDVYLCRHGERSWAVERPPVVHQA
- a CDS encoding manganese catalase family protein, translating into MYYHDKRLQYPVRVGTPDPLFARQLQQAIGGIEGEIRVCLQYFFQAWGARGPDTKYRDMLLHTATEELGHIEMLATAVALNLEEAPASLRETSASASPVVNAVMGGERPRHVLEGMLQRHLLSTGLAAYPANADGVPFDCSHVYASGNLAADMFANVTAESTGRLLAVRLYNATKDPGMKDMLSFLIARDTMHQQQWLAAIEELGGTAALPIPNSFDQTQEKSEYSYVYLATERNGMPPAAGRWTEGPSIDGKGAFRVSQNEPLGDEPILGPARPDSGAQSEQM
- a CDS encoding glycosyltransferase; protein product: MRFVFYTHSLVSDWNHGNAHFLRGVMRVLREFGHEALALEPEDGWSRRNLLADQGEAALRRFARDFPDLSTATYAHGFDHEAALDGADVVIVHEWTDPGVIARLASLRRRAGGFILLFHDTHHRGISAEAEIARLGLDDFDGILAFGASLRERYVRAGWGRQVFVWHEAADDSLFKPSLAVPAKRDVIWIGNWGDNERSREIGEYLVGPVRELGLRGDVRGVRYPPEAIDALSRAGLRYGGWIANADVPAAFAQSRVTLHIPRRPYVEALPGIPTIRVFEALACGIPLVSAPWQDSEGLFRPEVDFLSVASGEAMAQTLRHLLAEPDCAAEMAAAGRATVLARHTCRHRVQELLAILRTLGRDGSAERQAAEAVA
- a CDS encoding glycosyltransferase, encoding MRIAFYGSSLVSSYWNGAATYYRGLLRALSNHGHDITFYEPDAFDRQAHRDIEPPDWCRVVVYEATAAGLNKAVAQAAHADVVIKTSGVGFADDALLQGLMATARPNAVTGFCDVDAPATLGDLAANPAHPLRQALPALDMVLTYGGGDPVVEAYRAFGARKCVPIYNALDPDSHHPVPVQDRFRADLAFLGNRLPDREERVDRFFLDPARRVPDAVFRLGGSGWSDKSVPTNVRVMGHVPTADHNAFNVSAKAVLNVCRASMADNGFSPATRVFEVAGAGACLVTDAWVGIDLFLRPDQEVLVVRDGQDVVEVVQSLTPARATAIGRRALARVLAEHTYDRRAAIVDRLLRRDAEQKAVRGRVA
- a CDS encoding SDR family oxidoreductase, coding for MGTTRINGSTSTRRILVTGGAGFLGSHLCEHLLRLGNAVFCLDNFQTGSSVNVERLAGSDRFEMIEQDVGDALPASLTVDGIFNLACAASPPRYQADPVHTLMTSVIGTRNLLDLAERCDAVLVQASTSEIYGDPEVHPQNEDYWGHVNPTGPRACYDEGKRAAETLCFDYLRLGRADARVARIFNTYGPRMRRDDGRIVSNLIGQALERQPLTIYGDGKQTRSFCYVSDLIDGLMALMALPRNPNAPINLGNPNEVSINALATLILDLVGTRASIDYRPRPVDDPMRRRPDISRAKQLLNWQPRRSLRRGLAATIDWFASRDLANAAHASTQTTRGSAADTGLLATARP
- a CDS encoding sodium:proton antiporter: MSEFDDWSVDPYIVALTAAGFLIALVAWLPLALKRLPLSLPIVCIVLGVAVFLIPQVTLRPLPLLYPEFSERFTEFVVIIALMGAGLKLDRPFSWQRWAVTWRLLIVTMPLTIFSIAILSAWIIGLPWIAALLLGASLAPTDPVLAADVQVGPPKSGEEDEVRFGLTSEAGLNDGLAFPFVNLAIALGLSAATGKPWMLDWILHSVLWEIGAGVAGGWLVGRAFGWLTFQVPAKTKLARTEDGLTALAATFVSYGLTELIQCYGFLAVFVTALTLRHAHRDHDFHQEMHDVTEQVERLAMMVLLLLFGGALVNGLLEPLDWTDIGLAIAILLVVRPLTGCVGLIGSHAVWSERLTLAFFGIRGVGSLYYLAYGLNHMEVEGAERLWAIVGLVVLFSILLHGLTVTPIMDRFDRRRISEGKGSCRPCNDADTRPR
- a CDS encoding glutathione-dependent formaldehyde dehydrogenase, encoding MKALCWHGKGDIRCDTVPDPTIEDERDVILKVSSCAICGSDLHLMDGHMPGMKSGDVLGHEFMGEVVEVGSPNHRYRKGDRLVVPFNINCGECRQCKMGNWASCQRSNRNGEMAAEQFGYPTAGLFGYSHLTGGYAGGQAEYVRVPMADVGPMQVPDGMSDEQALFLSDILPTGWQAVDYCDLKGGETVAIWGAGPVGLFAIVSARIKNAERIIVIEANGERIELARRAGATDVINHTEEDVLARIKDITKGEGPDAVIDCVGMEATPGHGMLGVLGTVQEKLTSTQRPYALEQMIQAVRPSGIASVPGVYAGPVPINMAAVVQKGLTIRSGQTHVKRYLEPLARLIQESRLDPTFLITHRSGELAEGPALYKAFRDKTDGCVKVVFHLA